The genome window AAATGTTCGCAACGATATTTGCGCGAGGACTTGCTCGCTGAACAATTAAAATTACGGCTTCAAAATGTCGCTCTTTGCGACGACTGGGCGGAGAAGATGAAAACTCAAGTTGATGTTTGGGAAAAAGATAACGCCCAGTCATCGCAATCTTTTGCCCAAAATCTTGAGGAAAAAATCAAAGAAACGGAAACGAAACTTGATAAACTGGTCAACGCTTTCTTGGACGGCTCTATTGAAAAAGAAACTTACCTTGTCAAAAAAGACGAACTCATCAAAACAAAAACAGACCTTAACAAAAGAAAATCTGATTTTGGGCGAAAGGGAAACAATTGGATTGAACCTTTGCGGGAATGGATAAAGACTGCTCACCACGCCGAAAAACTTGCTTTGTCCAATGATTTTTATGAAATAAAATCATTGGCGGAAAAAATTGGAACGAACCGCCGTTTGATTTCCCGAAAAACTGAATTTGAATTTGTCCGACCTTACGATTTAATTCCGAAATACAGGGCTTTTTGCGAAGCGAGACCCGCCGAAGGCGGGGCGAGCGAGCAACAAAACGCTTCTGAATTTGAAAAAAGTTTAAGTTGGTCGGGGCGCCGAGACTTGAACTCGGACTACAACCTCCCAAAGGTCGCGTGCTGCCATTACACTACGCCCCGATTATGGCGCCACCATCATCCAGCTGGCCCGTTTCATATGAAACGCTAAAATTCAATTCCCTTTCTCGCTAAAATTCCTTTTTTGAAAGGGTGCTTTTTGTTTTCAAAAAAAGTAATGTAATCAGCTTTAGAAAAAATTTTTTTGTTCGCTTTTCTCCCTGTTAAAACAAGTTCGGTCCTATCAGACTTGTCTTTTATAATGTCCAATATCTTTTGGACATTTACAAGACCCATAAATTCGCTAACGCATATTTCATCCAAAACCACCAAGTCATATTTTCCCGAACAAACCACTTTTTTAGCTTCTTTCGTTGCTTTTTCAGCTTCTTTTTTATCAATTTCTTTTGCCTCCCCTTTTCTTATAAACTCCAGTTTCCCGAA of Candidatus Paceibacterota bacterium contains these proteins:
- a CDS encoding cob(I)yrinic acid a,c-diamide adenosyltransferase — its product is MKQRPAWKNAKTKTGLVHVYTGDGKGKTSAGIGLLTRAAGQDLKCCLIQFMKGKYPYGEIKSLKKLGKIDIKQFGKLEFIRKGEAKEIDKKEAEKATKEAKKVVCSGKYDLVVLDEICVSEFMGLVNVQKILDIIKDKSDRTELVLTGRKANKKIFSKADYITFFENKKHPFKKGILARKGIEF